In one Magallana gigas chromosome 9, xbMagGiga1.1, whole genome shotgun sequence genomic region, the following are encoded:
- the LOC136271701 gene encoding uncharacterized protein has product MRGVLVCMLVILVVYGNVWRKCIRNKGRRLECKDTKGNLTCRDISEVMKNVEVLVLRRVYISALDITPVCLPQLKKIIVEKARNMVCKDFKEFEMITSINGQSCLEDTTTAQNETTTSTTLRTTTTSRKKPTRKKTTTSTTTTTAATPTTTSTTTTAATPTTTSANSTEEITWTSMNATAPTTTVSSQRSPLTTREKDLLTAAVFIVIGGLFGFLCLAFAVIMAINKMKRCCRRKHTSIRKIPTPQSLGSLESGSSQTLYLRTLKTE; this is encoded by the exons ATGAGGGGTGTATTAGTTTGTATGTTAGTGATTTTAGTGGTATACGGAAATGTCTGGCGTAAATGCATTAGAAACAAAGGGAGGAGGCTTGAATGTAAGGACACTAAAGGCAACTTGACGTGCAGAGACATTTCCGAGGTGATGAAAAACGTTGAAGTCCTTGTGCTTCGCAGGGTGTACATATCAGCGCTCGACATTACTCCAGTCTGTCTACCCCAACTTAAGAAGATCATCGTGGAAAAAGCAAGAAATATGGTTTGCAAAGACTTTAAGGAATTTGAGATGATCACATCTATCAATGGGCAAAGTTGTTTGGAAGACACG ACTACAGCGCAGAATGAAACGACAACTTCAACCACTCTGAGAACCACCACTACTTCCCGTAAAAAACcgacaagaaaaaaaaccaccacCTCCACCACTACAACGACTGCAGCAACCCCCACCACCACCAGCACTACAACGACGGCAGCAACCCCCACCACTACGAGTGCAAACAGCACCGAGGAAATTACCTGGACTTCAATGA atgctaCAGCACCTACCACCACTGTTTCCTCCCAAAGATCACCACTGACCACTCGAGAAA aggATCTTTTGACTGCTGCTGTGTTTATTGTCATTGGTGGACTTTTCGGATTCCTTTGCCTAGCATTCGCAGTCATTATGGCAATCAACAAAATGAAGAGATGTTGCCGTCGAAAGCATACTAGTATTCGTAAAATCCCAACACCCCAGAGTTTGGGAAGCCTAGAATCAGGATCTAGTCAAACTCTGTACTTGAGAACCCTCAAAACTGAATAG